In a genomic window of Prochlorococcus marinus subsp. marinus str. CCMP1375:
- a CDS encoding SRPBCC family protein: MTYFDLEKENRTIEQTMEVLPGGTRRLAAQLTTSLDFDSLWKVLTDYNRLSDFIPNLLSSEVLLKTDNQVHLKQVGSQEFLGLNFSAEVCIKLIEEKENGVLRFSLIKGDFRRFEGSWQIAPSPFNNGSALTYELIVQGCFGMPVALIEKHLKKNLTTNLLAVEKAAYEISSN, translated from the coding sequence ATGACTTATTTCGATTTGGAAAAAGAAAATAGAACAATTGAGCAGACAATGGAAGTCCTGCCAGGTGGAACAAGAAGGCTTGCTGCTCAATTAACAACTTCTTTGGACTTTGATTCACTTTGGAAGGTTTTGACCGATTACAACAGGCTTAGTGATTTCATTCCAAATCTGCTTTCAAGTGAAGTTCTATTAAAGACAGATAATCAAGTTCATTTAAAGCAAGTAGGTTCACAAGAATTTCTTGGGCTTAATTTTTCTGCAGAAGTATGCATTAAATTAATAGAAGAAAAGGAAAATGGAGTACTTAGATTTTCTTTGATTAAAGGAGACTTTCGAAGATTTGAAGGTTCTTGGCAGATAGCTCCTTCACCCTTTAATAATGGCAGCGCTCTTACTTACGAACTCATTGTCCAAGGTTGTTTTGGCATGCCAGTTGCTCTAATTGAGAAACATTTAAAAAAAAATTTGACTACCAATCTTTTAGCAGTTGAGAAAGCTGCCTATGAGATTAGTTCGAATTAA
- a CDS encoding ribose-phosphate pyrophosphokinase: protein MTSFMTAATAQNIKSSLNTDRLKLISGTSNPILAKEISSYIGIEDVPVVSKRFADGELYVQIQQSIRGCDVFLIQPTCAPVNDSLMELMIMVDACKRASARQVTAVIPYFGYARADRKTAGRESITAKLTANLLVSSGVDRVLAMDLHSAQIQGYFDIPCDHIYGSPVLIDYLSTKNLDEIVVVSPDVGGVARARAFAKQMKDSPLAIIDKRRAAHNVAQSLTVIGDVANKTAILIDDMIDTGGTICAGAELLRKEGAKRVIACASHAVFSPPAYSRLSADDLFEEVVVTNSIPVPTSQYFEQLKVLSVANMLGEAIWRVHEESSISSMFR from the coding sequence GTGACGAGCTTTATGACCGCAGCTACTGCTCAAAATATAAAAAGCAGTCTAAATACTGATCGACTCAAATTAATTAGCGGAACTTCTAATCCAATTCTTGCAAAAGAGATATCTTCATATATAGGAATTGAGGATGTTCCTGTTGTTTCAAAGAGATTCGCTGATGGAGAGCTATATGTGCAAATACAACAGTCGATCAGAGGTTGTGATGTTTTTCTGATTCAACCTACTTGCGCTCCTGTTAATGATAGTTTGATGGAACTAATGATAATGGTAGATGCTTGTAAAAGAGCTTCAGCAAGGCAAGTTACTGCGGTAATACCTTACTTTGGGTATGCAAGAGCAGACAGAAAAACTGCAGGTAGAGAATCTATTACTGCCAAGCTAACAGCTAATCTACTTGTTTCTTCTGGAGTTGATAGAGTTCTAGCAATGGATCTTCATTCGGCTCAGATTCAAGGTTATTTCGATATACCATGTGATCATATATACGGCTCACCAGTTTTAATAGATTACCTTTCTACTAAGAATTTAGATGAAATAGTTGTAGTTTCTCCAGACGTGGGAGGAGTTGCTCGTGCAAGGGCATTTGCTAAACAAATGAAAGATTCTCCACTCGCCATTATAGATAAGCGAAGAGCTGCTCATAATGTTGCTCAAAGTCTTACTGTAATTGGGGATGTAGCCAATAAGACAGCTATTCTCATTGATGACATGATTGATACTGGAGGAACGATATGTGCAGGAGCTGAATTATTGAGGAAAGAAGGAGCTAAAAGAGTCATTGCTTGTGCTTCCCATGCAGTATTTTCTCCTCCCGCCTATAGTCGATTATCTGCAGATGATCTTTTTGAAGAAGTTGTTGTTACCAATAGTATTCCAGTTCCTACTAGTCAATACTTTGAACAATTAAAAGTACTTTCTGTTGCAAATATGTTAGGAGAAGCAATATGGAGGGTGCATGAAGAAAGCTCAATAAGTTCTATGTTCAGATAA
- the malQ gene encoding 4-alpha-glucanotransferase, which produces MGFNSSAHPRFSGVLLHPSSLPSGGVCGTFGQPSRDWIKLLSENQIAVWQILPLAPPDSFGSPYSSPSGFAFNPWFLDANDLAKEGFINSDDINEFSETLPSDSSKIDFTLATRRSNEIGKALIKNWKNQDSGKQIEFLDWSSNQHWLDDHVCFMELRRQFSYLPWWEWPSAFSSRNQNELGLWKIKHKDDLLEHALVQWHLNRQWNLLRKIAKKFNVAIFGDLPFYVSRDSADVWGNRSLFSIFSKGDLHSQSGVPPDYFSETGQLWGTPVYRWQKHKRTRFRWWRNRIRRQWLQVDLLRLDHFRALNSYWSVPGGQKTAQHGCWLPSPGLELLTILQQDYGKSLPLVAEDLGVITKQVNSLREHFGFPGMKILQFAFNGDPSNPYLPENFIGHKWIVYTGTHDNSTTVGWWDECDPEIKNRVSEGYDGAYNCPSWKLIDVGMKSNSILFISPIQDILSLGNEARLNKPGTIENNWSWKLEHFDNDFNKSISKYGEVSRSNGRSSDSRNSIIDYF; this is translated from the coding sequence ATGGGATTTAATTCTTCTGCTCACCCTCGTTTCAGTGGAGTTTTACTTCATCCCTCATCATTGCCTTCCGGAGGCGTTTGTGGAACTTTTGGTCAGCCATCAAGAGATTGGATCAAACTGCTTTCTGAGAATCAAATTGCTGTTTGGCAAATATTGCCATTAGCACCACCCGATTCATTTGGTTCTCCTTATAGTTCTCCTTCTGGATTTGCATTTAACCCTTGGTTCTTAGATGCTAATGACCTTGCTAAAGAAGGGTTCATTAATTCAGATGATATAAATGAATTTTCTGAGACCTTGCCTTCTGATTCTTCAAAGATAGATTTCACTCTTGCAACTCGTCGGTCTAACGAAATTGGCAAGGCATTAATAAAAAATTGGAAGAATCAAGATTCAGGAAAACAGATTGAATTTCTCGATTGGTCTTCCAATCAGCACTGGCTTGATGACCATGTGTGCTTTATGGAACTTCGTAGGCAATTTTCTTACCTCCCATGGTGGGAATGGCCTAGCGCTTTTTCTTCTCGTAACCAAAATGAATTAGGCCTCTGGAAGATTAAACACAAAGATGATTTATTAGAACATGCCCTGGTTCAATGGCATTTAAACCGTCAATGGAATCTTTTAAGAAAAATAGCCAAGAAATTCAATGTTGCTATTTTTGGAGATCTTCCTTTTTATGTTTCACGAGATAGTGCAGATGTATGGGGAAATCGATCTCTTTTTTCAATTTTCAGCAAAGGTGACCTTCATAGTCAAAGTGGTGTCCCTCCCGATTATTTTTCTGAAACTGGACAACTCTGGGGTACTCCTGTATATCGCTGGCAAAAACATAAAAGGACAAGATTTAGATGGTGGAGAAATAGAATTAGAAGACAATGGTTACAAGTTGATTTATTGCGCTTAGATCATTTCAGAGCTCTTAATTCATATTGGTCAGTTCCAGGGGGACAAAAGACGGCACAACATGGTTGCTGGTTGCCTTCTCCTGGATTGGAATTGCTTACTATTTTGCAGCAAGATTATGGTAAAAGTTTGCCTTTAGTAGCAGAAGATCTTGGAGTAATTACAAAGCAAGTTAATAGTTTGCGTGAACACTTTGGTTTTCCTGGTATGAAAATTCTTCAATTTGCATTTAATGGTGACCCTAGTAATCCTTATTTACCTGAAAACTTTATAGGGCATAAATGGATTGTTTATACTGGAACTCATGATAATTCTACTACAGTTGGATGGTGGGATGAATGTGACCCTGAGATTAAAAATAGAGTTTCAGAAGGATATGATGGAGCCTATAATTGTCCTTCATGGAAGTTAATAGATGTGGGAATGAAATCAAACTCAATATTATTTATATCGCCAATACAAGATATACTCTCTTTAGGTAATGAAGCCAGGCTAAATAAACCTGGTACAATTGAAAATAACTGGTCTTGGAAATTGGAACATTTTGACAATGATTTTAATAAATCAATTAGTAAATACGGAGAGGTATCTAGATCTAATGGACGCTCATCAGATAGTAGAAATAGCATAATTGATTATTTTTAA
- a CDS encoding aminotransferase class I/II-fold pyridoxal phosphate-dependent enzyme codes for MRITSLLTFRRGNNLFLPAHARGKSLPMEIRRLLRNKPGIWDLPELPDIGGPTSLEGEIQISQQESALAIGAKKGWYGVNGATGLLQAALLALVKPKQSVLMPRNIHKCIINACLLGDMNPVLFDLPFLEDRGHFVPPNISWFKSVLQAIEKENVEISAVVLTNPFYQGYAVDLKPFITLLHEKNWPVLIDEAHGAYFSSNADDSLPESGLQAGADLVVHSLHKSANGLVQTAALWWQGNLVDPDQIERSIVILQTTSPSALLLASCEAAIAELTSLQGKQKLKKIISKARELNIQLRQEGLPLLENQDPLKLILHTASIGINGMEADSWLISKGMIAELPEPGTITFCLGFAIQRGLTKVMKNYWDELLSSNLERKTFPPFTKPNFPLITILGTSCLSAFIADTVKVPLEDSIGRISSDLISPYPPGIPILFPGELLDQNRIDWMIEQRNFWPTQIPSEIKVIS; via the coding sequence ATGCGGATAACTAGCCTGCTTACTTTTAGACGTGGTAATAATCTGTTTTTGCCAGCCCATGCTAGAGGAAAATCGTTGCCCATGGAAATACGGAGGTTGCTAAGAAATAAGCCAGGTATTTGGGATTTACCTGAATTACCTGACATTGGAGGTCCAACATCACTAGAGGGGGAAATACAAATTAGTCAACAAGAATCAGCTTTGGCTATTGGTGCAAAAAAAGGTTGGTACGGAGTTAATGGAGCAACGGGTTTATTGCAGGCTGCACTTCTTGCATTAGTAAAACCTAAACAGTCAGTTTTAATGCCTAGAAATATTCATAAATGCATCATTAACGCATGTTTGTTGGGAGATATGAATCCAGTATTATTTGACTTACCATTTTTAGAAGATAGAGGCCATTTCGTCCCGCCAAATATTTCTTGGTTTAAGAGTGTTTTACAAGCTATTGAAAAAGAAAACGTTGAGATTTCTGCTGTTGTTTTAACTAATCCTTTCTATCAAGGCTATGCAGTTGATCTAAAACCTTTTATTACTTTACTTCATGAGAAGAACTGGCCTGTTCTGATTGATGAAGCTCACGGAGCTTATTTCTCATCAAATGCAGACGATTCATTGCCAGAATCAGGATTGCAAGCAGGAGCAGATCTTGTTGTGCATTCTTTGCATAAATCAGCAAATGGGCTTGTTCAGACAGCAGCTCTTTGGTGGCAAGGGAATCTGGTAGATCCAGATCAAATAGAAAGAAGTATTGTTATTTTGCAAACTACAAGTCCAAGTGCTTTATTGCTTGCTTCTTGCGAAGCAGCTATAGCTGAATTGACAAGTTTGCAGGGCAAGCAAAAACTTAAAAAAATAATTAGCAAAGCCAGAGAACTTAATATTCAGCTTCGTCAGGAAGGATTGCCTTTACTTGAAAATCAAGATCCTTTAAAGCTTATCCTTCATACTGCTTCTATAGGAATCAATGGAATGGAAGCCGATTCTTGGCTAATTAGCAAAGGAATGATTGCTGAATTGCCTGAGCCTGGAACAATTACTTTCTGCCTTGGTTTTGCTATTCAGAGAGGTCTTACAAAAGTCATGAAGAATTATTGGGATGAACTTCTTTCATCCAACCTGGAGAGAAAAACTTTTCCACCATTCACTAAGCCTAACTTCCCTTTAATTACTATCTTGGGGACCTCATGTCTATCTGCTTTTATCGCTGATACTGTAAAGGTTCCTCTTGAGGATTCCATTGGGCGAATCTCCTCTGATTTAATTTCACCTTATCCACCAGGCATACCAATACTATTTCCGGGAGAGTTGCTTGATCAGAATCGAATTGACTGGATGATTGAACAAAGGAACTTCTGGCCTACTCAAATTCCTTCTGAAATAAAGGTAATTTCTTAA
- a CDS encoding pseudouridine synthase, with amino-acid sequence MKERLQKIISNSGICSRKKAEALIDQKRVFINNEIASLGEKADILIDIIRIDDYIIPKNIKSSKVILLNKPTGVISTCRDTHGRKTVLDLLPDNLQKGMHPVGRLDKDSRGALIISNNGLLTLHLTHPRFNHKKRYSVLITGVPSKNTLKKWRNGIEIDKKTTRKALVNIVKRQGNNTLLEIVLFEGRNRQIRKVADKLGHPVIDLIRIEIGNIKLNGLKEGAWREINELEWNQLIS; translated from the coding sequence ATGAAAGAACGGTTACAGAAAATTATTAGCAATTCAGGCATATGCTCGAGGAAAAAAGCCGAAGCTCTAATAGACCAAAAAAGGGTATTTATAAATAATGAGATAGCTTCATTAGGCGAAAAAGCTGATATTTTAATTGATATTATTAGGATAGATGACTATATAATTCCTAAAAATATAAAATCATCTAAAGTTATTTTGTTAAACAAACCAACTGGGGTTATCAGTACTTGTAGAGATACACATGGCAGGAAAACAGTATTAGATCTTTTACCTGATAACTTACAAAAAGGAATGCATCCTGTAGGCAGACTTGATAAGGATAGTAGAGGAGCATTAATTATTTCTAACAATGGATTGTTAACATTACACTTAACCCATCCAAGATTTAATCACAAGAAAAGGTATTCTGTTTTGATTACTGGAGTACCTTCTAAAAATACTCTAAAAAAATGGAGAAATGGTATAGAAATAGATAAAAAGACTACTAGAAAGGCTCTTGTAAATATAGTTAAAAGACAAGGCAATAATACTCTTTTAGAAATTGTATTGTTTGAAGGCAGGAACAGACAAATCAGAAAGGTTGCAGATAAACTAGGACATCCGGTGATTGACCTTATAAGGATAGAGATAGGTAATATCAAACTAAATGGGCTTAAAGAAGGTGCCTGGAGAGAGATAAATGAATTAGAATGGAATCAATTAATAAGCTAA
- a CDS encoding histidine kinase: MNKATANERKKLRLLLVASRKHLSRGDLRSLIRFLESEDCGFEIKLQFSDPKEQPELLELHRLVAIPALIKLDPQPKQIFAGTSILEQLKNWLPRWEQEDILISSGLGINLRQKESENGRTRNELLLEDENLVLRQENETLSNQIESQERLLRMVAHELRTPLSAAKLALQSQALGQIDLIKLQEVVKRRLEEIESLSKDLLEVGTTRWEALFNPQEANLANIAAEVILELEKFWLSRGIGINTDIPADLPNVFADQSRMKQVLLNLIENALKFSNDGDTVEITMLHRTNQWVQISVSDKGPGIPEEEQQRIFLDRVRLPQTSNETSGFGIGLSVCRRIVEVHGGKIWVVSQPGEGSCFYFTVPVWDKRNKSLEPLTLTQG; the protein is encoded by the coding sequence GTGAATAAAGCTACAGCTAATGAACGAAAAAAACTCCGCCTTCTTCTTGTTGCAAGTAGGAAACATCTCTCAAGAGGAGATTTAAGGTCGCTAATCAGATTTTTAGAATCTGAAGATTGTGGATTCGAGATAAAACTTCAATTTTCTGACCCTAAGGAACAACCTGAATTACTTGAGCTTCATAGACTTGTTGCAATACCGGCTTTAATCAAACTTGATCCTCAGCCTAAGCAGATTTTTGCTGGGACAAGCATATTAGAACAACTTAAAAATTGGCTCCCAAGATGGGAACAGGAAGACATTCTAATTAGTAGTGGATTAGGAATAAATCTTAGGCAAAAGGAAAGTGAGAATGGAAGAACAAGGAACGAATTACTTTTAGAAGATGAAAATCTTGTCCTACGACAAGAGAATGAAACCTTATCTAATCAAATTGAATCTCAAGAGAGATTACTTCGAATGGTTGCTCATGAGTTAAGGACACCACTTTCTGCCGCTAAGTTAGCTCTACAAAGTCAAGCGCTGGGTCAAATTGATTTAATTAAATTACAGGAAGTAGTGAAGAGAAGGTTGGAAGAAATTGAGTCTCTATCGAAAGATCTTCTTGAAGTGGGAACAACAAGATGGGAGGCATTATTTAATCCTCAAGAGGCAAACCTTGCCAATATTGCAGCTGAAGTAATTCTTGAACTTGAGAAATTTTGGCTCTCTAGAGGAATTGGAATAAATACTGACATACCTGCAGACCTTCCTAATGTTTTTGCTGATCAAAGTAGAATGAAACAGGTGTTATTAAATTTAATAGAAAATGCTTTGAAGTTTTCAAATGATGGAGACACAGTAGAAATAACAATGCTTCATAGGACAAATCAATGGGTACAGATAAGTGTTTCTGATAAAGGTCCTGGGATACCAGAAGAAGAACAACAACGTATTTTCCTAGATCGAGTACGTTTACCACAAACATCTAATGAAACATCAGGTTTTGGTATTGGATTATCCGTATGTCGTCGAATTGTAGAAGTCCATGGGGGCAAAATATGGGTTGTCTCTCAACCTGGAGAGGGATCTTGTTTTTATTTCACTGTTCCCGTTTGGGATAAAAGAAACAAGTCCCTTGAGCCCTTGACCTTGACGCAGGGCTAG
- a CDS encoding ABC1 kinase family protein — MTYKANRDFIWLILRPWIMIPRLIHIALTTIKLIIRFLIEGNNDDIEVQKDLAKYLLNTIADLGPCFIKLGQALSTRPDLVKQVWLDELTRLQDDLPPFDHHQALDIFHKEIGKTVYEIFEYFPDKSIASASLGQVYKARLNKNYWVAVKIQRPDLIFIIRRDLVIIRAISILLAPFLPLNLGFGLDEIIDEFGITLFKEIDYEKEADNAEKFASLFRNNKSVTVPRVERLLSARKVITTSWIEGTKIKNREVLISNGIDPTAIIRTAVTSGVQQLLEYGYFHADPHPGNLFAIKGNNGIYGNLGYVDFGMMDNLSDSDRITLTGAIVHLINKEYLLLATDFKKLGFLSENENINTLAPVLEEVLGSVINKDVNSLNLKTVTDKFSDLMFDYPFRVPSRFALIIRAVVSQEGLAIKLDPEFQILKFAYPYVAKRLLTDENEELIEILMDIIFDKNNNIRIDRLENLLGVVIDSSSNPSIELLPVAGNSIRMLTSSKGSEIRKKLLMSLVKDDELNTARIKEIIKLITRKLDPIDISSKFINKINPLHA; from the coding sequence TTGACTTACAAAGCTAATAGAGATTTCATTTGGCTTATTCTAAGACCTTGGATAATGATCCCTAGGTTAATACACATTGCATTAACAACAATCAAGCTTATTATAAGGTTTTTAATTGAAGGTAATAATGATGACATAGAAGTCCAAAAAGATCTGGCAAAATATCTTTTAAATACAATTGCTGATCTAGGCCCATGTTTTATAAAATTAGGTCAGGCATTATCAACCAGACCAGATCTAGTTAAACAAGTATGGCTCGATGAACTAACAAGACTTCAAGATGATTTACCTCCCTTTGATCATCACCAAGCTTTAGATATATTCCACAAAGAAATAGGGAAGACTGTGTATGAGATATTTGAATATTTCCCTGATAAGTCAATAGCTTCTGCAAGTCTAGGGCAAGTTTACAAAGCAAGGTTAAATAAGAATTACTGGGTAGCTGTAAAGATACAGCGACCAGACTTAATCTTTATAATTCGTAGAGATTTAGTTATAATAAGAGCAATTTCCATACTTTTAGCTCCATTCCTTCCTCTAAATCTTGGGTTTGGCCTTGACGAAATCATTGATGAATTCGGAATAACTCTATTTAAAGAAATTGATTATGAAAAGGAAGCCGACAATGCTGAAAAATTTGCAAGTTTATTTAGAAATAATAAATCTGTCACAGTTCCTAGAGTTGAAAGATTACTTTCAGCAAGGAAAGTAATCACTACGAGTTGGATTGAAGGCACAAAAATAAAGAATAGAGAGGTGTTAATTAGCAATGGTATTGACCCAACAGCAATTATAAGAACAGCCGTAACAAGCGGTGTTCAACAGCTACTTGAATATGGTTATTTTCATGCTGATCCTCACCCAGGAAATCTATTTGCTATAAAAGGTAACAATGGCATCTACGGAAACTTAGGATACGTAGATTTTGGCATGATGGATAATTTAAGTGATAGTGACCGAATAACACTTACTGGGGCAATTGTACATTTAATAAATAAAGAATATTTATTATTAGCTACGGATTTTAAGAAACTAGGTTTTCTCTCAGAAAATGAAAATATAAATACATTAGCTCCGGTATTAGAAGAAGTACTGGGAAGTGTTATCAATAAAGATGTTAATTCTCTTAATTTAAAAACAGTTACAGACAAATTCTCAGATTTAATGTTTGATTATCCATTTAGAGTTCCATCACGCTTTGCATTAATTATAAGGGCTGTTGTAAGCCAAGAAGGGTTGGCAATAAAGTTAGACCCGGAGTTCCAAATTTTAAAGTTTGCCTACCCTTACGTAGCAAAACGTTTATTAACTGATGAAAATGAAGAATTAATAGAAATACTTATGGACATTATCTTCGATAAAAATAATAATATTCGCATAGATAGACTTGAGAATCTACTTGGAGTTGTAATAGATAGTTCTAGCAATCCTAGTATAGAGCTTTTGCCAGTAGCTGGTAATAGCATCAGAATGCTCACAAGTAGTAAAGGTTCAGAAATAAGAAAAAAACTTTTAATGTCATTAGTTAAAGACGATGAACTTAATACAGCTAGAATTAAAGAGATAATTAAATTAATTACCAGAAAACTTGATCCTATAGATATAAGCAGCAAATTTATAAACAAAATCAACCCTTTACATGCTTAA
- a CDS encoding FAD-binding oxidoreductase: protein MAYSEATVLAGGLIHVPILIGLVGFFQKFHGGITKKTSKSTLTEKKSSQPSKPPEKPSSSPKAIKKPAHPNVPVNTYKPKSPFEGKVTENYSLLKDGAIGRVNHITFDLSGGNPKLEYVEGQSIGIIPAGEDAKGKPHKIRLYSIASTKYGDDFKQNSVSLCVRQLQYEKEGQTIDGVCSTYLCDIKPGDKVKITGPVGKEMLLPDDEDANIIMLATGTGIAPMRAYLRKMFEKTEREKNNWYFKGKAWLFMGAPKTANLLYDDDFENYKAQYPENLRYTKAISREQKNTKGGRMYIQDRVLEYADEIFSLIENPKTHIYLCGLKGMEPGIDEAMTTAASAKGLNWSELRPQLKKAGRWHVETY, encoded by the coding sequence ATGGCTTATTCGGAAGCAACAGTCCTGGCCGGTGGCCTTATACATGTTCCAATTTTAATTGGATTAGTGGGGTTTTTCCAAAAATTTCATGGAGGCATTACTAAAAAAACTAGTAAATCCACTTTGACAGAGAAGAAATCCTCTCAACCCTCTAAGCCCCCTGAAAAGCCTTCTTCCTCGCCAAAGGCAATTAAAAAGCCTGCTCACCCCAATGTTCCTGTAAACACTTACAAACCTAAATCACCCTTTGAAGGGAAAGTAACTGAAAATTATAGTCTTTTAAAAGACGGGGCTATCGGAAGAGTTAATCATATTACTTTCGATCTTTCTGGTGGTAATCCAAAACTTGAATATGTAGAAGGACAAAGTATTGGGATCATTCCTGCGGGTGAAGATGCCAAAGGGAAACCTCACAAAATTCGACTCTATTCAATAGCAAGTACAAAATATGGTGATGACTTTAAACAAAATTCAGTTTCTTTATGCGTTAGACAACTTCAATATGAAAAGGAGGGTCAAACAATTGATGGTGTTTGCTCAACATATCTCTGTGATATAAAACCTGGAGACAAAGTCAAAATAACTGGACCTGTTGGCAAGGAAATGCTCCTCCCAGATGATGAAGATGCGAACATAATAATGCTTGCAACTGGAACTGGAATAGCTCCTATGAGAGCCTATTTGCGCAAAATGTTTGAAAAAACAGAAAGGGAAAAGAATAATTGGTACTTCAAAGGTAAAGCATGGTTGTTCATGGGGGCTCCTAAAACAGCAAACCTTTTATATGACGATGATTTTGAGAATTATAAAGCCCAATATCCAGAGAATCTTCGCTATACAAAAGCAATTAGCCGTGAGCAAAAAAACACCAAAGGAGGCAGAATGTATATCCAAGACAGGGTTCTTGAATATGCAGATGAAATCTTTTCCCTAATAGAAAATCCAAAAACACATATATATTTGTGCGGTCTAAAAGGAATGGAGCCTGGAATAGACGAGGCCATGACAACTGCTGCTTCAGCAAAAGGGTTGAATTGGTCTGAATTAAGGCCTCAGCTCAAAAAAGCAGGTAGATGGCACGTAGAAACATATTAA
- a CDS encoding helix-turn-helix domain-containing protein — protein sequence MFKKLDFLRGQVIDSNIKRDKLSDRLLKEAGLLLKKEREKQQLTRSILSIKTKISVAVIEAIENGWSSQLPEQTYLYPMLRILEIELGLEKFSLGEITQAESKKKVKDNENLAGDKIMPFLSRWPSSMLYSTCIFLTIFLLNRHHIFLSKQNVQTISPMINVVK from the coding sequence ATGTTCAAAAAATTAGATTTCCTAAGAGGTCAGGTAATAGATTCAAATATAAAAAGAGATAAATTGAGCGATCGCTTACTAAAAGAAGCTGGTCTATTGCTTAAGAAAGAAAGGGAAAAGCAGCAACTTACACGATCTATATTATCAATTAAAACAAAAATCTCAGTTGCTGTAATAGAAGCAATAGAGAATGGTTGGTCAAGTCAACTTCCTGAGCAAACTTATCTTTATCCTATGCTAAGAATACTAGAAATTGAATTAGGCTTAGAGAAATTTAGCCTTGGAGAAATTACTCAAGCTGAAAGTAAAAAGAAAGTTAAAGACAATGAAAATTTAGCCGGAGATAAAATAATGCCATTTTTATCTAGGTGGCCATCATCAATGTTATATTCTACTTGTATTTTTCTAACTATTTTTCTTCTTAACCGGCATCACATATTCCTATCAAAACAAAATGTTCAAACCATTAGTCCTATGATTAATGTTGTCAAATAA
- a CDS encoding phosphatidate cytidylyltransferase has protein sequence MTQAFYSKRIVSGMFAGTFGLLVVGIGGFWFTFALGLIIHLALIEYFRITEFAGIRPATKTTLLACQILLFTTYFEIQGTFPPEIASAVLAIAGAAICGWLLLQPVPGSISDIAASIFGLFYLGFLPSYWIRLRGLSDYDLNASIKLMSINHPNIFTLGMTVTLITCFMIVASDIGSYYFGRILGKHPLSLISPLKTIEGAICGLLCSVLIGIISAIFIKFDFWGLLFGAILGALVGLLSIVGDLIESMMKRDAGLKDSGNALPGHGGILDRIDSYLFTPSIIYYLIKFILPSLLG, from the coding sequence ATGACCCAAGCTTTTTATAGTAAAAGAATTGTTAGCGGTATGTTTGCCGGCACTTTTGGTCTTTTAGTTGTTGGTATTGGAGGGTTTTGGTTTACATTTGCACTTGGTTTAATAATTCATTTGGCACTTATTGAGTATTTTCGAATAACAGAGTTTGCAGGTATTAGACCTGCTACCAAAACTACTCTTCTGGCATGTCAAATACTTTTGTTTACAACTTATTTTGAAATTCAAGGAACTTTTCCTCCAGAGATTGCAAGTGCAGTATTAGCTATTGCAGGAGCAGCTATTTGTGGATGGTTACTTTTACAACCAGTCCCAGGATCTATTTCAGATATTGCAGCATCAATTTTTGGACTTTTTTATTTAGGCTTTCTTCCTAGTTATTGGATAAGATTACGAGGACTTTCTGACTATGATTTAAATGCCTCAATAAAACTAATGTCAATTAATCATCCAAATATTTTTACATTAGGGATGACAGTTACGCTCATTACTTGTTTTATGATTGTAGCATCTGATATTGGGTCTTATTACTTTGGTAGGATTTTAGGTAAGCATCCTTTATCTTTAATATCGCCACTAAAAACAATTGAAGGAGCTATTTGTGGTTTGCTTTGTTCTGTTTTAATAGGTATTATTTCAGCTATATTTATTAAATTTGATTTTTGGGGCTTATTATTTGGGGCAATTCTTGGTGCATTAGTTGGCTTGCTTTCAATAGTTGGTGATTTGATTGAATCGATGATGAAAAGAGATGCAGGATTAAAGGACTCTGGAAATGCTTTGCCTGGCCACGGAGGCATTTTAGACCGTATAGACAGTTATTTATTTACTCCTTCCATTATTTACTATTTAATTAAATTTATTTTACCTTCTTTGCTTGGTTAA